The Chanos chanos chromosome 6, fChaCha1.1, whole genome shotgun sequence genome includes a region encoding these proteins:
- the os9 gene encoding protein OS-9 isoform X2 codes for MKYGIQILPDPVIMGQVRDVMLVSSKYRQLYECRLPVQAVRFHQEGPSDPESQSYTGPGVSELLTPMHSAPCLVKTKDWWTYEFCYGQYIRQYHVEDSEVKGDVLFLGYYESEFDWTNETAKASKQHRLKRYHSQNYVNGSKCDLNGNPRETEVRFLCEEGSSDYVARVDEPQSCRYVLTVHTSRTCQHPFLRPPSSAKPQAITCHPALSAQQYMDYVKAQVSDTKRKVEQISEELKTLDEILAKDEVQRGEVEEKTEEQSVMPTEESHSHAEGSDGDSVNEETEDSDFWDKVTKPPNTEPPEQQSPETTQQKPPEENKDLGEEKFNFKIITDPADLMQFVHHLRESNRKQMKSRQEKEEARHAVQRRRKGEEEGPEVKKKQSEENEAEEKDEDERVLQEFEEELADLAIPSDKIEEIKEEMTKEFDNIIDEAELELETEGLKGEFDRSQATQTLETTLGKLLSHLEEKDVEQTHTETDNDKDTHTHTPPTNQQRVADPARGSPNLVPKTPARGVAGSDQVKIRVTKFKVGGGLAAGAAVARGDGEGGVAMHELGEGDPQWHQIQEVVREQLEKAGIKAEGKIEVKILTRRSAEEAGDQWLSEEDTKSFRELLINLLTGGTEEVYKEEKRQQELENNYKFVWGDTQEEKQSTGASDSDELDF; via the exons atgaaatatggcATCCAGATTCTCCCGGATCCCGTTATCATGGGACAGGTAAGG GACGTGATGCTGGTATCCAGTAAGTACAGACAGCTGTATGAGTGCCGTCTCCCAGTTCAAGCCGTGCGGTTCCACCAGGAGGGCCCGTCGGATCCTGAATCCCAGAGCTACACCGGACCAGGAGTGTCTGAGCTGCTCACCCCCATGCACAGTGCACCCTGCCTGGTGAAG ACAAAGGACTGGTGGACATACGAGTTCTGTTATGGACAGTACATACGACAGTACCACGTCGAAG actcagaggtcaaaggtgatgTGCTTTTTCTGGGCTACTATGAGTCCGAGTTTGACTGGACCAATGAAACGGCGAAG gCCTCTAAACAGCATAGGCTGAAGAGGTACCACAGTCAGAACTATGTTAATGGTTCCAAGTGTGATCTCAATGGAAATCCCAGAGAGACTGAAGTCAGG tTTTTGTGTGAGGAGGGGTCCAGTGATTATGTGGCGCGTGTGGACGAACCTCAGTCCTGTCGGTACGTCCTGACGGTGCACACCTCCCGTACGTGCCAACACCCCTTTCTCCGCCCCCCCTCCTCCGCCAAGCCGCAGGCCATCACCTGCCACCCTGCCCTCAGTGCCCAGCAATACATGGACTACGTCAAGGCCCAAGTCT cggaCACTAAGCGTAAAGTGGAGCAGATCTCTGAGGAGCTGAAGACACTTGATGAGATCCTGGCGAAGGATGAAGTGCAgaggggggaggtggaggagaaaacagaggaacagtcaGTGATGCCCACAGAGGAGTCACACAGCCATG CAGAGGGATCTGATGGTGACTCTGTAAATGAGGAAACAGAGGACAGTGATTTTTGGGACAAAGTGACCAAACCGCCCAACACAGAGCCTCCTGAACAACAG AGCCCTGAGACTACACAGCAGAAGCCACCGGAGGAAAACAAGG acCTGGGAGAGGAAAAGTTTAATTTCAAAATCATCACTGATCCTGCCGATCTGATGCAGTTTGTACACCATCtaagagagagcaacagaaag CAGATGAAATCGCggcaggagaaagaggaggcgAGACACGCTgtccagaggaggaggaaaggagaagaggagggaccGGAGGTgaagaagaaacagagtgaggagaatgaagcagaggagaaagatgaGGATGAGCGTGTTCTGCAGGAGTTTGAGGAGGAGTTGGCTGATCTGGCGATCCCGTCGGACAAAATCGAGGAGATCAAAGAGGAGATGACAAAGGAGTTTGACAACATTATTgatgag GctgagctggagctggagaCAGAGGGTCTGAAGGGTGAGTTTGACCGATCTCAGGCCACACAGACCCTGGAGACCACACTGGGCAAACTACTCAGTCACCTGGAGGAGAAGGATGtggagcagacacacacagaaacggacaacgacaaagacacacacacacacacaccacccacaaaCCAACAGCGTGTGGCCGATCCCGCCCGGGGCAGCCCCAACCTTGTCCCCAAAACAccag CCCGTGGGGTTGCTGGCAGCGACCAAGTAAAGATCAGGGTGACTAAGTTTAAAGTGGGAGGTGGCCTAGCAGCAGGCGCAGCTGTTGCCCGGGGTGACGGTGAGGGGGGCGTGGCCATGCATGAGCTGGGAGAGGGCGATCCCCAGTGGCACCAGATACAGGAAGTTGTCAGAGAGCAGCTAGAGAAGGCTGGGATTAAGGCTGAAG gtaaGATTGAGGTGAAGATCTTGACGCGTAGATCTGCTGAAGAAGCTGGAGACCAGTGGCTTAGTGAGGAGGACACGAAATCATTCAGAGAACTTCTCATCAACCTActg
- the os9 gene encoding protein OS-9 isoform X1, giving the protein MKYGIQILPDPVIMGQSHAEDVMLVSSKYRQLYECRLPVQAVRFHQEGPSDPESQSYTGPGVSELLTPMHSAPCLVKTKDWWTYEFCYGQYIRQYHVEDSEVKGDVLFLGYYESEFDWTNETAKASKQHRLKRYHSQNYVNGSKCDLNGNPRETEVRFLCEEGSSDYVARVDEPQSCRYVLTVHTSRTCQHPFLRPPSSAKPQAITCHPALSAQQYMDYVKAQVSDTKRKVEQISEELKTLDEILAKDEVQRGEVEEKTEEQSVMPTEESHSHEGSDGDSVNEETEDSDFWDKVTKPPNTEPPEQQSPETTQQKPPEENKDLGEEKFNFKIITDPADLMQFVHHLRESNRKQMKSRQEKEEARHAVQRRRKGEEEGPEVKKKQSEENEAEEKDEDERVLQEFEEELADLAIPSDKIEEIKEEMTKEFDNIIDEAELELETEGLKGEFDRSQATQTLETTLGKLLSHLEEKDVEQTHTETDNDKDTHTHTPPTNQQRVADPARGSPNLVPKTPARGVAGSDQVKIRVTKFKVGGGLAAGAAVARGDGEGGVAMHELGEGDPQWHQIQEVVREQLEKAGIKAEGKIEVKILTRRSAEEAGDQWLSEEDTKSFRELLINLLTGGTEEVYKEEKRQQELENNYKFVWGDTQEEKQSTGASDSDELDF; this is encoded by the exons atgaaatatggcATCCAGATTCTCCCGGATCCCGTTATCATGGGACAG TCTCACGCAGAGGACGTGATGCTGGTATCCAGTAAGTACAGACAGCTGTATGAGTGCCGTCTCCCAGTTCAAGCCGTGCGGTTCCACCAGGAGGGCCCGTCGGATCCTGAATCCCAGAGCTACACCGGACCAGGAGTGTCTGAGCTGCTCACCCCCATGCACAGTGCACCCTGCCTGGTGAAG ACAAAGGACTGGTGGACATACGAGTTCTGTTATGGACAGTACATACGACAGTACCACGTCGAAG actcagaggtcaaaggtgatgTGCTTTTTCTGGGCTACTATGAGTCCGAGTTTGACTGGACCAATGAAACGGCGAAG gCCTCTAAACAGCATAGGCTGAAGAGGTACCACAGTCAGAACTATGTTAATGGTTCCAAGTGTGATCTCAATGGAAATCCCAGAGAGACTGAAGTCAGG tTTTTGTGTGAGGAGGGGTCCAGTGATTATGTGGCGCGTGTGGACGAACCTCAGTCCTGTCGGTACGTCCTGACGGTGCACACCTCCCGTACGTGCCAACACCCCTTTCTCCGCCCCCCCTCCTCCGCCAAGCCGCAGGCCATCACCTGCCACCCTGCCCTCAGTGCCCAGCAATACATGGACTACGTCAAGGCCCAAGTCT cggaCACTAAGCGTAAAGTGGAGCAGATCTCTGAGGAGCTGAAGACACTTGATGAGATCCTGGCGAAGGATGAAGTGCAgaggggggaggtggaggagaaaacagaggaacagtcaGTGATGCCCACAGAGGAGTCACACAGCCATG AGGGATCTGATGGTGACTCTGTAAATGAGGAAACAGAGGACAGTGATTTTTGGGACAAAGTGACCAAACCGCCCAACACAGAGCCTCCTGAACAACAG AGCCCTGAGACTACACAGCAGAAGCCACCGGAGGAAAACAAGG acCTGGGAGAGGAAAAGTTTAATTTCAAAATCATCACTGATCCTGCCGATCTGATGCAGTTTGTACACCATCtaagagagagcaacagaaag CAGATGAAATCGCggcaggagaaagaggaggcgAGACACGCTgtccagaggaggaggaaaggagaagaggagggaccGGAGGTgaagaagaaacagagtgaggagaatgaagcagaggagaaagatgaGGATGAGCGTGTTCTGCAGGAGTTTGAGGAGGAGTTGGCTGATCTGGCGATCCCGTCGGACAAAATCGAGGAGATCAAAGAGGAGATGACAAAGGAGTTTGACAACATTATTgatgag GctgagctggagctggagaCAGAGGGTCTGAAGGGTGAGTTTGACCGATCTCAGGCCACACAGACCCTGGAGACCACACTGGGCAAACTACTCAGTCACCTGGAGGAGAAGGATGtggagcagacacacacagaaacggacaacgacaaagacacacacacacacacaccacccacaaaCCAACAGCGTGTGGCCGATCCCGCCCGGGGCAGCCCCAACCTTGTCCCCAAAACAccag CCCGTGGGGTTGCTGGCAGCGACCAAGTAAAGATCAGGGTGACTAAGTTTAAAGTGGGAGGTGGCCTAGCAGCAGGCGCAGCTGTTGCCCGGGGTGACGGTGAGGGGGGCGTGGCCATGCATGAGCTGGGAGAGGGCGATCCCCAGTGGCACCAGATACAGGAAGTTGTCAGAGAGCAGCTAGAGAAGGCTGGGATTAAGGCTGAAG gtaaGATTGAGGTGAAGATCTTGACGCGTAGATCTGCTGAAGAAGCTGGAGACCAGTGGCTTAGTGAGGAGGACACGAAATCATTCAGAGAACTTCTCATCAACCTActg
- the os9 gene encoding protein OS-9 isoform X3, whose product MKYGIQILPDPVIMGQSHAEDVMLVSSKYRQLYECRLPVQAVRFHQEGPSDPESQSYTGPGVSELLTPMHSAPCLVKTKDWWTYEFCYGQYIRQYHVEDSEVKGDVLFLGYYESEFDWTNETAKASKQHRLKRYHSQNYVNGSKCDLNGNPRETEVRFLCEEGSSDYVARVDEPQSCRYVLTVHTSRTCQHPFLRPPSSAKPQAITCHPALSAQQYMDYVKAQVSDTKRKVEQISEELKTLDEILAKDEVQRGEVEEKTEEQSVMPTEESHSHAEGSDGDSVNEETEDSDFWDKVTKPPNTEPPEQQSPETTQQKPPEENKDLGEEKFNFKIITDPADLMQFVHHLRESNRKQMKSRQEKEEARHAVQRRRKGEEEGPEVKKKQSEENEAEEKDEDERVLQEFEEELADLAIPSDKIEEIKEEMTKEFDNIIDEAELELETEGLKGEFDRSQATQTLETTLGKLLSHLEEKDVEQTHTETDNDKDTHTHTPPTNQQRVADPARGSPNLVPKTPGKIEVKILTRRSAEEAGDQWLSEEDTKSFRELLINLLTGGTEEVYKEEKRQQELENNYKFVWGDTQEEKQSTGASDSDELDF is encoded by the exons atgaaatatggcATCCAGATTCTCCCGGATCCCGTTATCATGGGACAG TCTCACGCAGAGGACGTGATGCTGGTATCCAGTAAGTACAGACAGCTGTATGAGTGCCGTCTCCCAGTTCAAGCCGTGCGGTTCCACCAGGAGGGCCCGTCGGATCCTGAATCCCAGAGCTACACCGGACCAGGAGTGTCTGAGCTGCTCACCCCCATGCACAGTGCACCCTGCCTGGTGAAG ACAAAGGACTGGTGGACATACGAGTTCTGTTATGGACAGTACATACGACAGTACCACGTCGAAG actcagaggtcaaaggtgatgTGCTTTTTCTGGGCTACTATGAGTCCGAGTTTGACTGGACCAATGAAACGGCGAAG gCCTCTAAACAGCATAGGCTGAAGAGGTACCACAGTCAGAACTATGTTAATGGTTCCAAGTGTGATCTCAATGGAAATCCCAGAGAGACTGAAGTCAGG tTTTTGTGTGAGGAGGGGTCCAGTGATTATGTGGCGCGTGTGGACGAACCTCAGTCCTGTCGGTACGTCCTGACGGTGCACACCTCCCGTACGTGCCAACACCCCTTTCTCCGCCCCCCCTCCTCCGCCAAGCCGCAGGCCATCACCTGCCACCCTGCCCTCAGTGCCCAGCAATACATGGACTACGTCAAGGCCCAAGTCT cggaCACTAAGCGTAAAGTGGAGCAGATCTCTGAGGAGCTGAAGACACTTGATGAGATCCTGGCGAAGGATGAAGTGCAgaggggggaggtggaggagaaaacagaggaacagtcaGTGATGCCCACAGAGGAGTCACACAGCCATG CAGAGGGATCTGATGGTGACTCTGTAAATGAGGAAACAGAGGACAGTGATTTTTGGGACAAAGTGACCAAACCGCCCAACACAGAGCCTCCTGAACAACAG AGCCCTGAGACTACACAGCAGAAGCCACCGGAGGAAAACAAGG acCTGGGAGAGGAAAAGTTTAATTTCAAAATCATCACTGATCCTGCCGATCTGATGCAGTTTGTACACCATCtaagagagagcaacagaaag CAGATGAAATCGCggcaggagaaagaggaggcgAGACACGCTgtccagaggaggaggaaaggagaagaggagggaccGGAGGTgaagaagaaacagagtgaggagaatgaagcagaggagaaagatgaGGATGAGCGTGTTCTGCAGGAGTTTGAGGAGGAGTTGGCTGATCTGGCGATCCCGTCGGACAAAATCGAGGAGATCAAAGAGGAGATGACAAAGGAGTTTGACAACATTATTgatgag GctgagctggagctggagaCAGAGGGTCTGAAGGGTGAGTTTGACCGATCTCAGGCCACACAGACCCTGGAGACCACACTGGGCAAACTACTCAGTCACCTGGAGGAGAAGGATGtggagcagacacacacagaaacggacaacgacaaagacacacacacacacacaccacccacaaaCCAACAGCGTGTGGCCGATCCCGCCCGGGGCAGCCCCAACCTTGTCCCCAAAACAccag gtaaGATTGAGGTGAAGATCTTGACGCGTAGATCTGCTGAAGAAGCTGGAGACCAGTGGCTTAGTGAGGAGGACACGAAATCATTCAGAGAACTTCTCATCAACCTActg